One Gambusia affinis linkage group LG15, SWU_Gaff_1.0, whole genome shotgun sequence genomic window carries:
- the lipia gene encoding lipase member H isoform X2, producing MFLWSCLTPFLLITVQLCKGSPDQRCEEFTDLDLTHALIGTSLRIRLLLYTRHNDSCGVVLSHTNLAEHPEFNMSNPTTFIIHGYRPTGSPPIWLSNFTKRLLARQDMNVVVVDWNSGAANVNYFKVVEKTYKVADSLTAFIKMMQEHGTSLSAIHMIGVSLGAHISGFVGANLNSSIGRITALDPAGPTFTGKPPEMRLDQTDAQFVDALHTDIDFLGFRAPLGHIDFYANGGTDQPGCAKTVLSRDYFKCDHQRSVLLFLDTIYEACPSPAFPCSSYEDFLDGRCMSCDHFGEAGCPVFGYEVIRWKDVLSQLSQTKYYFNTNSDSPYCLTNYRVDVMIWNQKAQKGYMDIKISDGVNEAVAIIEHKATQFMKDTEITMLAMFNRNIQSVKKVSIKYYSGVGCNSKGKLRVLRIRFTPLDRKKKPLCRYDILLVNKKEFTFRPIPCEETSS from the exons atgTTTCTGTGGTCTTGTCTGACACCTTTCCTGCTGATAACAGTTCAACTATGCAAAG gaTCCCCAGACCAAAGATGTGAGGAATTCACAGATCTAGACTTAACTCATGCCCTCATCGGCACAAGCCTCAGAATCAGGCTGCTGCTTTACACCAGGCACAATGACAGCTGTGGGGTGGTCCTGTCCCACACCAACCTGGCAGAGCATCCCGAGTTTAACATGTCCAACCCCACCACCTTCATCATCCATGGCTATCGGCCCACAGGATCTCCCCCGATATGGTTGAGCAACTTCACAAAGAGGCTGTTGGCCAGGCAAGACATGAATGTTGTGGTAGTGGACTGGAACTCTGGGGCTGctaatgttaattattttaaggTGGTTGAGAAAACATACAAAGTGGCAGACAGCCTCACCGCTTTCATTAAAATGATGCAG GAGCACGGCACTTCTCTAAGTGCGATTCACATGATTGGAGTCAGTCTTGGAGCCCATATTTCCGGTTTTGTGGGAGCAAATCTTAACAGTTCAATCGGAAGAATAACAG CTCTTGATCCTGCCGGACCTACGTTCACTGGCAAACCTCCAGAAATGCGACTGGACCAGACAGACGCTCAGTTTGTTGATGCGCTGCACACAGACATTGACT TTCTGGGCTTCAGGGCACCATTGGGCCACATTGATTTCTATGCTAATGGAGGAACAGACCAGCCTGGCTGTGCGAAGACTGTGCTATCAC GTGACTACTTCAAATGTGACCACCAGAGGTCTGTGTTGCTTTTCTTGGACACTATATATGAGGCATGCCCCAGTCCAGCATTCCCCTGTTCCTCCTATGAAGATTTTCTGGATGGAAGATGCATGAGCTGTGACCACTTTGGTGAAGCTGGTTGTCCTGTCTTTG GCTACGAAGTTATACGGTGGAAGGATGTCCTCAGTCAACTGAGCCAAACAAAGTACTACTTTAACACAAACTCAGACTCTCCATATTGCT TGACAAACTACAGAGTAGATGTGATGATTTGGAATCAGAAGGCACAGAAGGGATACATGGATATTAAAATCAGCGACGGTGTTAATGAGGCAGTGGCAATCATTGAACA TAAAGCAACACAGTTCATGAAGGACACAGAGATCACAATGCTTGCTATGTTCAATAGAAACATTCAGTCAGTGAAAAAAGTCTCTATCAAATACTACTCTGGAGTGGGGTGTAATTCCAAAGGCAAGCTTCGGGTTCTGAGAATCCGTTTCACACCCCTGGATCGCAAAAAGAA
- the lipia gene encoding lipase member H isoform X1: MFLWSCLTPFLLITVQLCKGSPDQRCEEFTDLDLTHALIGTSLRIRLLLYTRHNDSCGVVLSHTNLAEHPEFNMSNPTTFIIHGYRPTGSPPIWLSNFTKRLLARQDMNVVVVDWNSGAANVNYFKVVEKTYKVADSLTAFIKMMQEHGTSLSAIHMIGVSLGAHISGFVGANLNSSIGRITALDPAGPTFTGKPPEMRLDQTDAQFVDALHTDIDFLGFRAPLGHIDFYANGGTDQPGCAKTVLSPGDYFKCDHQRSVLLFLDTIYEACPSPAFPCSSYEDFLDGRCMSCDHFGEAGCPVFGYEVIRWKDVLSQLSQTKYYFNTNSDSPYCLTNYRVDVMIWNQKAQKGYMDIKISDGVNEAVAIIEHKATQFMKDTEITMLAMFNRNIQSVKKVSIKYYSGVGCNSKGKLRVLRIRFTPLDRKKKPLCRYDILLVNKKEFTFRPIPCEETSS; this comes from the exons atgTTTCTGTGGTCTTGTCTGACACCTTTCCTGCTGATAACAGTTCAACTATGCAAAG gaTCCCCAGACCAAAGATGTGAGGAATTCACAGATCTAGACTTAACTCATGCCCTCATCGGCACAAGCCTCAGAATCAGGCTGCTGCTTTACACCAGGCACAATGACAGCTGTGGGGTGGTCCTGTCCCACACCAACCTGGCAGAGCATCCCGAGTTTAACATGTCCAACCCCACCACCTTCATCATCCATGGCTATCGGCCCACAGGATCTCCCCCGATATGGTTGAGCAACTTCACAAAGAGGCTGTTGGCCAGGCAAGACATGAATGTTGTGGTAGTGGACTGGAACTCTGGGGCTGctaatgttaattattttaaggTGGTTGAGAAAACATACAAAGTGGCAGACAGCCTCACCGCTTTCATTAAAATGATGCAG GAGCACGGCACTTCTCTAAGTGCGATTCACATGATTGGAGTCAGTCTTGGAGCCCATATTTCCGGTTTTGTGGGAGCAAATCTTAACAGTTCAATCGGAAGAATAACAG CTCTTGATCCTGCCGGACCTACGTTCACTGGCAAACCTCCAGAAATGCGACTGGACCAGACAGACGCTCAGTTTGTTGATGCGCTGCACACAGACATTGACT TTCTGGGCTTCAGGGCACCATTGGGCCACATTGATTTCTATGCTAATGGAGGAACAGACCAGCCTGGCTGTGCGAAGACTGTGCTATCAC CAGGTGACTACTTCAAATGTGACCACCAGAGGTCTGTGTTGCTTTTCTTGGACACTATATATGAGGCATGCCCCAGTCCAGCATTCCCCTGTTCCTCCTATGAAGATTTTCTGGATGGAAGATGCATGAGCTGTGACCACTTTGGTGAAGCTGGTTGTCCTGTCTTTG GCTACGAAGTTATACGGTGGAAGGATGTCCTCAGTCAACTGAGCCAAACAAAGTACTACTTTAACACAAACTCAGACTCTCCATATTGCT TGACAAACTACAGAGTAGATGTGATGATTTGGAATCAGAAGGCACAGAAGGGATACATGGATATTAAAATCAGCGACGGTGTTAATGAGGCAGTGGCAATCATTGAACA TAAAGCAACACAGTTCATGAAGGACACAGAGATCACAATGCTTGCTATGTTCAATAGAAACATTCAGTCAGTGAAAAAAGTCTCTATCAAATACTACTCTGGAGTGGGGTGTAATTCCAAAGGCAAGCTTCGGGTTCTGAGAATCCGTTTCACACCCCTGGATCGCAAAAAGAA